The Solirubrobacterales bacterium genome contains a region encoding:
- the cobM gene encoding precorrin-4 C(11)-methyltransferase gives MTVHFIGAGPGAADLLTLRGQRLIAEAPVCVYAGALVPQEIIEHAPAGARLVDTQNLDLDQIVSELQSAYERGEDVARLQSGDLSIYSALAEQTRRLDALEIPWDMTPGVPAFASVAATLSREFTVPGVAQTVILTRYGRRASPMPKGEALASLAAHGTTMVIHLGANAIEEIVEALTPAYGPHCPAAVVANASRSEEVVLRAGLETIATKVRAAGVRRAATIVVGPALADSAFQDSHLYSHSRDRRQSN, from the coding sequence GTGACGGTTCACTTCATCGGTGCCGGACCGGGCGCAGCCGATCTGCTCACGCTTCGGGGGCAGCGCCTGATCGCGGAGGCACCGGTGTGCGTGTACGCAGGCGCTCTGGTTCCGCAGGAGATAATCGAGCATGCCCCAGCTGGTGCGCGACTTGTCGACACGCAGAATCTAGATCTCGATCAGATCGTCAGCGAACTGCAATCCGCCTACGAGCGGGGCGAGGATGTTGCGCGCCTGCAATCGGGTGACCTCTCGATCTACAGCGCGCTCGCCGAGCAGACGAGGCGACTCGACGCACTCGAAATCCCTTGGGACATGACGCCAGGAGTCCCGGCGTTTGCATCTGTCGCTGCGACTCTGAGTCGGGAGTTCACAGTACCCGGAGTCGCGCAGACGGTGATTTTGACGAGGTACGGGCGCCGAGCTTCGCCGATGCCAAAGGGGGAGGCGCTGGCCTCGCTCGCAGCGCACGGCACGACGATGGTCATCCATCTTGGTGCAAACGCGATCGAAGAGATTGTCGAAGCGCTGACGCCCGCGTACGGACCACACTGTCCGGCCGCGGTCGTGGCGAACGCGAGCAGATCCGAGGAAGTCGTATTGAGGGCAGGCCTCGAAACGATCGCCACAAAAGTGCGCGCAGCGGGCGTGCGGCGCGCCGCCACGATCGTTGTCGGGCCCGCCCTCGCGGACTCCGCGTTCCAGGACAGCCACCTCTATTCGCACTCGCGCGATCGCAGGCAAAGCAATTGA
- a CDS encoding precorrin-6A synthase (deacetylating) encodes MRKLYAIGIGAGDPEHVTVQAVEALNAVDVFFVIAKSGGTDELVQLRKDIFARYIDDHQYRVVELQDPERDRTAQQYAVAVDDWRERRARQWESSIVEELGEEDVGGFLVWGDPSLYDSTLAVFDQILEAGVVAFEYEVIAGISSVHALTARHRIPLNRVGGPVMITTGRRLADGFPNSVEDVVVMLDADCSFRHLSGDGIEIFWGAYLGTADEILIAGQLNEVSEQIQAVRAAARAKKGWVMDTYLLRRASVS; translated from the coding sequence GTGAGGAAGCTCTACGCAATCGGCATTGGGGCGGGCGATCCCGAACACGTCACCGTTCAGGCAGTTGAAGCACTCAACGCAGTTGATGTGTTTTTCGTCATCGCCAAAAGCGGCGGCACCGACGAACTCGTGCAGCTCCGAAAAGACATATTTGCGCGTTACATCGATGATCATCAGTACCGCGTCGTCGAGCTTCAGGATCCCGAGCGTGATCGCACCGCGCAGCAGTATGCCGTCGCGGTCGACGACTGGCGTGAACGGCGGGCTCGCCAATGGGAATCTTCGATTGTCGAAGAACTCGGCGAAGAGGACGTCGGCGGATTTTTGGTCTGGGGCGATCCGTCGCTCTATGACAGCACGCTCGCGGTGTTCGACCAGATCCTCGAAGCGGGCGTTGTCGCCTTCGAGTACGAGGTGATCGCTGGCATCAGTAGCGTTCACGCGCTGACGGCTCGGCATCGAATTCCACTCAACCGCGTCGGCGGGCCGGTGATGATCACGACGGGCAGGCGTCTCGCCGACGGATTTCCCAACTCCGTCGAAGACGTCGTCGTGATGCTTGATGCTGACTGCTCCTTCCGCCACCTGTCCGGTGATGGCATCGAGATCTTTTGGGGGGCGTACTTGGGCACGGCCGATGAGATTCTGATCGCCGGTCAGCTCAACGAGGTCTCTGAGCAGATCCAAGCAGTCCGCGCGGCTGCTCGCGCCAAAAAGGGCTGGGTGATGGATACCTACCTGCTGCGCAGGGCGAGTGTCAGCTAG